The stretch of DNA tttattattattacttatattcgTAGAGTTTTATGTGAAACCATTGTAATCCGTCTTATATTTAACTTACAATGTTACAGAATCTTCTAGCAGGCACGAACGTCGCTGACGACAAGTGGCATACGGTTCGTTTTTCGCGTCGGGCTTCAAACCTTAAGCTGCAGGTAGACGGAGGGCAGCCAGTACGCGGTACGTTATGTACGTATGCACGGGACAGCACCCGCACCATTTTATTTTGACCCTAATGTAGTGGAACATAAGGTTGGTTTTGGTTTTGCTCTGTTAAAACGAGAAAATAACTTCGAATCGTGGTATTCTTTGCAATACTACATTATTTGGCTATCGAATAAAACTTTGAAATTatgacattaataaaattgctcacacatttatttttttatacgaaaTAACAATGCTTTATGTTATTagacaatacaatattattattaataaatattataacatacaaaGCGAAATCAATAGTAGAGTTAAGTTTAAGAAccgtaatatattaatagaaacaGTTTAATAattgcactaaaaaataaattatatttagactAAAACACTCAATAAAGAAACGTGCAATTATGAATCTTAATGAGAATGAAATAAAGTTAAGTTTCTAATGACGCTAAAGACTATAGACTGCGTCCCTTGATGTTAGATGTCCTATAGCTGTAGATAGAAGCTTATATTGAGTTGGTTTTAGCTGGCACTTGGTACCTTCACTTTTCTGTTCTTCTAATGCTTTAATTTCTTCTCTgttattttctttctttctccTGTAGCCCCTTTACATTTCTTTCAGCAATTGGAAAATTGTaactaaatgtttttattacctTTCTGGCTAGTCAGTTGACATTCACAATAAGACAATTGTTTAAGTAAATGATGTCGAAATGGTAATCAAAGACATATAGTTAAAAATTTACttagatttaaaaattttaacaaaaagaaaaaccgacttcaaacaaaacactattttaaaacaaatgaatatgcacgaaaaagtaataaaaataattgcgtattcaacatattttttagagtcttcctaagttaaatgaaatgaaaaatattagactacttaaaagtcgattaacgattatatcatgtagttatagttattggtatatttggagccggtgtcagccacggtgcccttgtcccaacaatcaaaagaaagaagcgatacgagccccttgattgatccagtatattattgtgtaaaaggtaatttgtaaaaaacatgtttgttaaagtattctcgtattgttttttgatagatatactgtagggttttattggctgacaccgactccaaatataacaataattataactacatgatataatcgttaatcgacttttaagtagtctaatatttttcatttcatttaacttaggaagactctaaaaaatatgttgaatacgcaattatttttattactttttcgtgcatattcatttgttttaaaatagtgttttgtttgaagtcggtttttctttttgttaaaattttatttattttttgattttaagtgaagctgatgttgactaactaatttttttttaatatggatagattaagcgttccgtttatatgagtcagaaactacttcgaggacaatttcaaaggaaacttgcgaataaagcaaaaatagactttcgaaaatgcggatttaatacgtcacgcggcgtaaactacaaggatccctcgaaagagctgtaatcgaactcagcaaaaaaactttgaaaaagaccaaatatatttcgtacatcatatgacatcacatcacatacacaaaatttgattaaatatagtaagaaattctgccccatatcgcaccctaactgcgagccgtataggagttccatcactacatagtataaaacaaagtcgctttctctgtccctatatctttaaatctacgcaacggattttgatgcggttttttttaaaagatagtgtgattcaaggggaaggtttgtgtatataatacatgaacaatatagtaaagaaacactgataattttagaagtttgcgatgtgatgtcgtatataaacaaattctgtagtatatttagtatcagtattgcacccgtgcgaactcggggtgggtagctagttgattataatattcgactatgataattacataaacataaccacattacggaaggtgactcaaatatccaaataacctataaataaaaaattcgaccgagtatcgctaacgtgctcctcagaattgttccgttcccttccgttccgttactttgtcatggatcctgtgctcagaaccttaccaaactttcatcaaattacccttgaagtatatattttataataaaaaaagaattatcaaaattggttaacgtgattttcagttattcacctatttgtcgcgcatatacataatgcaaatttaagacttatgtcgttttcacatggataccatcatcggaaaaaaaaataaaaaaaatgggaccccacgggaagcactacctttcaaacaaaaaaaaaattatcaaaatcggtccacccagtgaaaagttatgaggtaacaaacataaaaaaaaaaaaaaaaaaaaaaaaaaaaaatatacagacgaattgataacctcctccttttggaagtcggttgaaaactatcTTGATTTAAATTTGTCTTTTCCTTACATGTACGAAGGAGAAGAATTCCTACAGAACTTTACTTCAACTATTAGTTATATTGAGAGTTTGTAGTGTCTTTCTGGTTAGTTAAAAACGGTTTCAAGTAAAAATAGATTAGTTGAAGctagtttttgttaaattgtaaaatcgctacaaattataatttcgaACACCACACTTTCGATTGAAGTAATttagacttaaaaataatcttttctgTGGAGCTTTGCTATTTTCATGCAAATATTTTTGGGCTGATAGACTCTGAGTGTAAATATGTTTTGATGCTGCTAATCGTGAATCTGTAAGGCGTTTACTTTGCTAGTTTCTATTGATTTCAACGTCAATGTTGTGACTAAATGTGAAACAAGTATcgagattattaattttatcattgacTTCGATTTGTTTTACAGCTGAAACAATTCTAGGTAAAGCGTCTACTTTAGAAATTTCGACGCTACATTTAGGAGGACTTTATCATCCAGAAGAAGAGATTCAAATGACATCCACATTACCTAATTTTGTTGGTTACCTCcagaaattcatttttaatggcataaaatatatagacatGGCTAAAACGCTTGGTATTGGAAGCAATGATGAAAACAACAACATATACGATAcgtctaatataatatttacgggTAAATTCGTGAAACCGGATTCTCTAAATGTTTATAAGGCTGTGACATTTAAATCGAAACACACATATGTTGGATTGCCTTTGTTGAAGGCATATGGGAATACGTATTTAGATTTTTACTTCCGAACGACCGAGATGGATGGGCTTTTATTCTATAATGGAGGAAAGAAACAGGACTTTATAGCCGTGGAATTGGTTAATGGCCATATACACTGCGTGTTCAATCTAGGAGATGGAGTAGTGACAATGAAAGATAAATTAAAGAGCTTTCTAAACGATAATAGATGGCACACCGTCTCGATAAGGAGACCGACTCCGAAAATCCATACAATGCAAGTCGATGAAGATTTGGAAATGCATACGACAAGtaagattaaaatgaaaatatcacagaaacaataatttgatgaaaacaatgttattacatttaattttattttaggctCTAATCTCATGCTGGAGCTAGATAGCGTTCTATACGTGGGCGGGGTGCCTAAGGAGATGTACACAGCACTGCCGGTAGGTGTATTGTCAAGGCAAGGTTTTGAAGGATGTATGTCAAGCTTAGATCTTCCCGGCGAGTCACCGTCTCTGATAGAAGATGCAGTCGTACCTAGTTCTTCATTAGTTTCAGGATGTGAAGGTATAACAATAAAGATAATTTCCTTAAaacttcttataataatatgatggaATATTGAAATGGTAAATTTGACACAGGTCCTACCAAGTGCACGCATAACGCATGCGCTAATAAGGGCGTGTGCGTGCAGCAATGGAATACTTACGTTTGCGATTGTGACCTTACTTCATTTACGGGACCCACATGTTACGATGGTaagaatatttcatttcaatgattatttttgtataacatgAATTTATTGTTTCCATATACCTTGTTACAATTATCCAACTATCGATCACCAAATCAATGagacatttatatttactataaattaattataatttgtctaCTTCTCCTTGCTCATTACTTATGTTATGTGTATCTTGTATAAATTAAGACGATATCGTATTTTATTCCGAATGTGGATAAAAATATCCGTGCCTTTTCTAAATCTTTTAAGGTCTGCCTCAAACTCAATTATTGTCTTCTATAATGACATTAAACACAtccattttattattgataatcatatacatatgttatatctTTCAGAATCAATTGCATATGAGTTCGGTCCTGGTCGAGGCATCATAACTTACACGTTTCCACCAAGCGCAGTCGCTGATACAGAAACTGATAAAGTAGCGGTCGGCTTTGTTACCAGCAAGTCTGACGCCGTGCTTTTGAGGATCGAGTCTTCTAATACGCAGGATTATATGCAAATGGAAATTGTAAGTTCTTCTTTAATCTCTAATTCTCTTAAGGCTAggtttagtaaaataaaaaatacaaatgaaagaTAAGTGCACCAAAAAGtcagatataattttgtttcttttttcgcTGAAAAAATTAGTATCTGACTAATTCGTTTTAATAGGTTTAACCGGTTATTTAATGTTAGTATTAGGATTGAGTGTTCATAAAAACagcgtaattaaataataataggaaTTCATACGGCATGAACTAGGTTAAAAggaaatattagtattttactgtgtgtaattgtttaatttaaatgattaattgaaACGTAGTGAGCAAAATAACTCATCTTTATTTtgctatttaattttgttaggcGCTTATTTAGTACTATTTTAAAATCAGCTCTATAGTAAACAAAAAacctataaaatgtttatatttctgCTAAAGTTatgtttgatttatatataaatataaatctgatATAGCTTCCATTTTGGAACACTTAGggtaacaacaacaaataacaaacaacaacagcctgtaaattcccactgctgggctaaaggcctcctctccctttgaggagaaggtttggaacatattccaccacgctgttccaatgcgggttggtttcCACCaaccacatgtggcagaatttctattaaatttgtcacatgcaggtttcctcatgatgttttcctttaccgctgagcacgagatgaattataaagacaaattaagcacatgaaacagcggtgcttgcccgggtttgaaccagcaatcatcggttaagatgcatgcgttctaaccactgggccatcgacTTAGGGTAAAATTTAggcctatatttatttattgtataatatcaaatatgtagtatattttataattattatgttaataatatcgCCAGATCCGAGGTAATCTCTTCATGGTTTACAACGTGGGTGATGGAGACCATCCATTGGGTGACGAAGCGGCACGGGTAGACGACGGTGCTTACCACGTGGCTCGGTTCACAAGAAACGGCAGCCGAGCGGCGTTGCAGTTGGACAACTATGCTGTTAATATACGACATCCACAGGGTCAGTTTCAAAGGACTTTTTTGATCATGACATCTGTAATGATGTACAAGggtataattatttagaatgCAAATATAACGATACCTACCTTAAATTAAAGGCCTTTTTTGATTATGACCAGTTTAGCAATTAAGTAAGTGGATCGGTTCCTCTCTGCTGCGATTATCGAAAAGATTATCGCTAAGTACGGGCGCTTTAAacgcttatataattatatataagcgTTTAAAGCGAATATTTAGCTTACAATAATTTTCCAACCGTATTAATTGAAGTGATTCAATTGTACTCGGCTAAAACAAgacactataattttaaaattggaagcaAAAGAACAAGCTTTAAAGATTCTCAACGAGAAGGGTCGAGCTAATAGAAGTGGTGTGACGCAGGCGGGCAGCAGTCGAGCATCTTCAACGGCATGTCGCGCGTGACGgtgggcggcggcggcggcggcgggcgctcGTTCAGCGGCGTGGTGGCGGGGCTCGTGCTCAACGGCGCGCGCCTGCTCGACCTCGCCGCCGCCGCCGACCCCGCCGCCGCGCTGCGCGGGGACgtgcgccgcgccgccgcgccgctcGACCGCGACATCAACCGCATGCAGCAGGTGACCACGCACCATcctaaaaccaaataaaatcaaagtcaTTATAATAcgaattgtattcaatttatgGGTCTTTAGTCGCACTTCTATTTTTATGGCAAAACTTGGTACTCCATAACTCCATATGCCAGATATGGATCACCTGATataaagtggtcaccatcctcTAAATAATGCCTTTAGTTAAGTTTAACTAAATGACCGAGTTGGCTCATTCAATATTTAACCGGAACCCAAAAATACCAAATTTTGCTGCTtgttaatagaatatattatgttgaatgagtggtacctacaaAGATGAACTTGCATGAAGCcctatttcaattaataatttcacaTATCTTATAATTGCAAGCAACTTCcacctttttataattatttgaataaattttatatagtcaTGTTTATGTTAATACTATTTAGCCTaagattacatacatacattaattactTATCACATCTTTAACAAAAGTAAAAGATTTAAAGTGAATGTaatcttttaactttttatatattattcattaaagacACCACCATCGGGCTATGGTGGACCGGGAGTGCTTGACGAGCTCGTGTACTCCGGAGCTGGTTCAGGCTGCCGTGATGATGATGAGGACGCTTGTGTGCTACCTGACGCGGGATCTGGTGATGACCTAATCACTCCAGTTTACGTTCCATCTACGAGACGACCACCTTCTAAATTGCATAAGGTAAAGTTCGATCTCATTTATATCCTTGGTATTAAgaactaaattataatactgTTTAACAAAGGAAAGTGTCAACCTATTAATGTCCCAATCTTTGGCTAAGGCTTCCtaatattttcatgtaaaaatatttatttttatttaaaagtctgTAAATCCCTATTTTTGGGGGAATAAAAGGAAATTTATTCCACCAAGATATTCCACTATAAAATGGAGAAATGAAAAAAACCGTTTTAAGTTCAGACCACGACCATTGATTCAAATTTATGTGTTCTAGTGCCTGTTCTTCtttcttttaacttattttatatttatttttcccaGGGTGATATCAGTGGTAAACTTATGAAACCGTGCGACGACGAAGACTGCATTGAAGGCTCTGGTTCCAGTGGAGAGGAAATCACTGAACCGGAACATCCTATGACCAcgtaatcaaatttatatacgtataatatctTAGCAATTACATCATCGAGCTTAAGAACCACTCGTTTTGAAGTAAACTAGTATTTGTGTTTTGATTTATCTGGTAATAACTCTTGTTATTAAATGTTAGTTATGATATCTTATATCTTAACGATAAATAGCTACAACAATTACACCATTCAATACATTTACTATTACGTAAAACAATAAGTCCAATAGGAATAACAACAATTCTCTTgatgatgtttttattatttgtatttgttaaaagtATCATCGTTGACCTGTTCCAGTGGTTAAATACCCCAAGCTGatagttttctttaattttctattatttacagTTCTGGTGCGAGCAGTACCCATGCGATGACGTCACCTACCGCGCCAATATCAACGGAGCACGTAGATAAATCCCTTTCAGGCTCCACTGCTAGTGGCACGGATACCACTCATACCACTAAGAGCGATCAATCAACTCTACCCGATCATGATAATATGCATGCTGGTACTCTGGATACAGCGACCACGCCTGAAAAGGGAACTACACCAACTGACGgtgagaaaattattttaagtcttttgtttaaaattttcaattcacaaatgtcaattattatcattacatagtataaaacaaagtcgcttactgctatctgttcctatgtatgcttagatctttaaaatgacgttacggattttgatgcagtatttttaatagatagagtgccTTGAGAGTTTTTTGTAtctaatacatggacaataaataatatagtaaaagaactctaaacattttataagttaCTAACGTGAcgacgtaaataaaaaaatactgtggtatatttagtatcagcattgcatccgtatGAAGCCGGGGCAGGTTAGGCCtctatataatactagtaaagctattaattaatcttataaataaaaaattgcagACCGTTCCCACTCCGGCCACTTCACCCCCACAATGACGGGCAAGCACACAGAATCTACTCGCACCACGGAAGATGATCATCGCATACCAGACTATGAAGACCATAAGAACGAAATAGAAACGAGATCGCCAACATACGAAATCGAAGAACAGGATCGAGGACCGAGGATACACCCGGATTACAATGGATATGAACACGAGATCACCACTAAGTGGTATCATCCGAAGACCACTGACAGTAGGGTTGTGCCGCCCGAGTCTGAATTCTTTGCAACCGTCGTAGGTAAGTTAagcataattattgtatatacaaGTGATCACTACAAACCGTATAATTTGTACAAAGCAGGCACAAGGGTCACAACATATTCAGTTCCTCaaggtcaacaacaacaacaacagtctgtaaatttcccactgctgagttatGGCCTCCTAAcgcttttgaggagaagaagTGGAAcctattccaccaggctgttccaatgctggttgttggaatacacatgtggtagaatttctacgaaattatacaaaatcaGGTGTACTCAcgatgttctaaccactgggtcatcttggCTTTTTTGAATGGTCAATAAGTCttttaacatcaggtggccgtTTTGCTGAGCCGCCTACcaaattaagttataatttagaTAAGTTTGATAGTTTTAAGagacatttgaaataattttacaggAATAGTGGCTTCAGTGCTGATAGCAATAATACTGATCGTGATCATCGTGCTCAAGTTGGTGTTCCGTCTGGACCCCTCCTACAAGGTGACTGAGGATAAGAACTATCAACAAAGTGCTAGTGCGGCATTGCTAGGAAACCAGGTCAGTAACTGACcaaagcaccactgattcatccAACGTTTTCATCTGAACATCTATCAATAAGACATGGATTTGGTTTCATCAAAACAGTCATCACTTCTatactatgtctgtctgtctgttacacGCCCAAACTATTGAactaaatttggtataaagcaagttTTAACCTCAAGGAAGTTTTTTTATGTCTAATACCAAAAGATCAACAGCTTAAACGCGAACGCAGCCACAGGCGACTAGTTTGTTCTTGAaagtttaatatgtatatatattgggTATACCATATTAGTTCCGGTTGGttctttatttatgatttttattaatatgaaatatcatGACACATAGACCTTTATAGTTCTGATTGCACCAAGTAAAAAGCACGCTAATGTATGTAAAGTGTAAAGTAATATATCTCAtataattttgacaatatttttaaaaagtggtgTCTTGGAAATAGTGCCCAAGCCGTCCGATTGAGTTTTGCTTATAACTGCATTAAAATTATCGAGCGGGCTTGATGTAACCCCTGGAGGATTATGTTATTTACTCATTAAAGTTCGATAAAGTTAGGTTTAGTTAAAACTTATTCCTAACAATAGTTAAGTTAGGAAGTTTTTGGGATTTTTTGGGCACCGTAAACCATATAAATCttcgaattatttaaaataaggtcGTTTCAGTAGATTCATCTTTGTTAACTAGTTAAGACGTTGAGTCGTCTCTTGATCGCTGTGATGTTTGCCAGGCTCACTCGAGCTACCAAAGCGCTTCGAGCGCTGCGGGCGCTGGCGGCGCGTCCCGCTCGCTGCAGCCCCTAGCGCTGCAGCGCAACGGCAGCGCCCCGCTCGCACCACCGCAGCCCGTGAAGCGAGACGGCATCAAGGAGTGGTACGTGTAGGTGTGTACTGTTAGGTGGCTTGTGGTCGCAGCTCGCTGGAGGGTCGATGATGTTCGAATTTTTAGTTTCAAATACTTTCATTGAATTTCCTTTAACCGAAGTATACACgacaaaatatttatccaaGATGTCTtatcataaatgtatttaagtgTTAGCTGTGAGTGTCTTGTGTCAACAGTGCACTTCATTCTTAAAATGATGTATTATGTAAACGAAGTTTGTTGCTCGTACCATACATGTACCCATCTAATACTgacgtattattatattttgtcaaaataattttaatgtcaatGAAACACACATGATTGTAAGTTACATTACAATATAGCTGCTTCAGGCTATGGAATTGTATTTATGCTGGACTGGGTTttcattgtattaattatttaatatatgtttgtgAAATACCATAAGTTATTGTGATCAtggtttatttgtttaattatgtccaaacattaaattaactgtataaaataataataacagtaacaAAACATATACAATACGCCTATTTGTGTTCAAAAAATGATGAAAAAGCTATATCGGTGATAATTATACAGTTACTTTAATACCACATGAACAGAACTTacgttaaaattgatttaaatgtttattaaccaTGTATTTGTACGCATTCGTTTGTAACCATCAACATTTAGATCCATCAAGGTGCTAAGTACATTCTAAAATGTTACTGACCCTGATTTAAATAAAGGCAGTCCTCGACTTACGTCTTTTCAAGTTACGTCGAATAATGACACTATTCATCAAGCATACGTCATCGATTTCCGCCACAGGAGAATTT from Vanessa cardui chromosome 20, ilVanCard2.1, whole genome shotgun sequence encodes:
- the LOC124538649 gene encoding neurexin-1; translation: MSAVHVRTMRYILFCLLSLSLNRNLAFVLDKQNPYSQFRKWNAGLNGTLELEFKTDVPNGLLLYTDDGGTYDFFELKLVNGALRLRYNLGGGAQIITVGSNLNDGHWHKVQVARRDEHTSLSVDGIIQSKTSRGKEFAFGKFNTNSDVFVGGIPPSYNSKLTTLALPSVIFEPKFKGSVRNLVYSDLPGQPPRRQELRHSRDLKSSRITNASGDACERRDPCQHGGVCISTDDGPICECRDGDYEGAFCERDKAPSEATFRGAEFLSYDLTQTGGEPIVSTQDAISLYFKTRQPNGLLFYTGHEADYLNLAVRDGGLSLTMGLGNGKQEMHIKPSKTRFDDHQWHKLTVRRRIQEITPFTSFCRVSAVVDDVYSEHSHVAGSFTMLASSRAHVGGSLNARALPGARVHTNFIGCLKKVEFSADTLRLNLIDLARTGSKLITVTGRLEYACTATDSADPVTFTTRDAHLILPKWEAVKTGTISFKFRTNEPNGLILFNMGAKPPRADLFAVEILNGYIYVHVDLGSGGVRVRASRRRVDDSHWHEFLLRRTGRDGRVTVDGANAEFKTPGESNQLELDGPLFVGGLGSEYSASRTPAALWTAALRQGFVGCIRDLVLNGKPQDLTAYARQQDSASVRPACHVLMKQCVSSPCQHSGICSEGWNRPICDCSATNYGGPTCGRESPTIFLNGSQHLTAALGPEHVTQTEELLLRFRTTKAGLLLRTASEHSADRIELAVAAGRVRASVRLGDREKNLLAGTNVADDKWHTVRFSRRASNLKLQVDGGQPVRGTLSETILGKASTLEISTLHLGGLYHPEEEIQMTSTLPNFVGYLQKFIFNGIKYIDMAKTLGIGSNDENNNIYDTSNIIFTGKFVKPDSLNVYKAVTFKSKHTYVGLPLLKAYGNTYLDFYFRTTEMDGLLFYNGGKKQDFIAVELVNGHIHCVFNLGDGVVTMKDKLKSFLNDNRWHTVSIRRPTPKIHTMQVDEDLEMHTTSSNLMLELDSVLYVGGVPKEMYTALPVGVLSRQGFEGCMSSLDLPGESPSLIEDAVVPSSSLVSGCEGPTKCTHNACANKGVCVQQWNTYVCDCDLTSFTGPTCYDESIAYEFGPGRGIITYTFPPSAVADTETDKVAVGFVTSKSDAVLLRIESSNTQDYMQMEIIRGNLFMVYNVGDGDHPLGDEAARVDDGAYHVARFTRNGSRAALQLDNYAVNIRHPQGGQQSSIFNGMSRVTVGGGGGGGRSFSGVVAGLVLNGARLLDLAAAADPAAALRGDVRRAAAPLDRDINRMQQTPPSGYGGPGVLDELVYSGAGSGCRDDDEDACVLPDAGSGDDLITPVYVPSTRRPPSKLHKGDISGKLMKPCDDEDCIEGSGSSGEEITEPEHPMTTSGASSTHAMTSPTAPISTEHVDKSLSGSTASGTDTTHTTKSDQSTLPDHDNMHAGTLDTATTPEKGTTPTDDRSHSGHFTPTMTGKHTESTRTTEDDHRIPDYEDHKNEIETRSPTYEIEEQDRGPRIHPDYNGYEHEITTKWYHPKTTDSRVVPPESEFFATVVGIVASVLIAIILIVIIVLKLVFRLDPSYKVTEDKNYQQSASAALLGNQAHSSYQSASSAAGAGGASRSLQPLALQRNGSAPLAPPQPVKRDGIKEWYV